A stretch of Vigna angularis cultivar LongXiaoDou No.4 chromosome 4, ASM1680809v1, whole genome shotgun sequence DNA encodes these proteins:
- the LOC108330347 gene encoding uncharacterized protein LOC108330347 yields the protein METKTKKVKLQELRRQFEILIMDEGETVAEYLDKVQELVNKMRACKDAISYEYIVDKILRTLTPRFDHVVVAIEEARNLETMEIEELLHSLEAHEYHINERKQCQEQALQARSQFKGKKGFKKGGKGNRKCKDSQDHQGEESSESGKKGERAKNKPKKRANLAQEEESDSEEVMLMAKTEDDSSENAVWYLDSGCSTHMTGRKE from the exons ATGGAGACAAAAACCAAGAAAGTGAAGTTGCAGGAACTAAGGAGACAGTTTGAGATTCTGATCATGGATGAGGGTGAAACCGTGGCAGAATACTTGGACAAAGTACAGGAGTTGGTGAACAAAATGAGGGCATGCAAGGATGCAATTTCATATGAGTACATTGTGGATAAGATTTTGAGAACCCTAACACCCAGATTTGACCATGTAGTGGTGGCTATTGAAGAAGCTCGTAATCTGGAGACCATGGAGATTGAGGAGCTTCTGCACTCATTAGAAGCCCATGAGTATCACATCAATGAGCGCAAACAGTGTCAAGAACAGGCCCTACAGGCCAGATCGCAGTTTAAGGGCAAGAAGGGGTTCAAGAAAGGAGGAAAAGGCAACAGGAAGTGTAAAGACTCACAGGACCATCAAGGAGAAGAGTCTAGTGAGTCAGGAAAG AAAGGTGAAAGGGCTAAAAACAAACCCAAGAAGAGGGCAAATCTGGCCCAAGAGGAGGAATCAGATTCAGAGGAAGTAATGTTGATGGCCAAAACCGAGGATGATTCATCTGAGAATGCTGTGTGGTACCTAGATTCTGGGTGTTCCACCCACATGACAGGGAGGAAGGAATGA